In Chloroflexota bacterium, one DNA window encodes the following:
- the cobO gene encoding cob(I)yrinic acid a,c-diamide adenosyltransferase, producing MSDAPLTMRAYGRHLFICTGDQCNGDADGAALAQHALEQLGDRRKLRNPERVKCSTVSCLGVCQRGPIAVVYPEGIWYQQLDHDLVEQIVQEHLINGEPVEAAIFHRLYPAGQEPEYAPAVRGDQAFNPIELQPDDAVEQLEPIIAAGTQLHSTEEKQRYREQVRKLRKGKKGLVIVNTGNGKGKTSAALGVMTRAWGRDLKVKVIQFLKHENAKFGESRAAAKMEIEFGGTGDGFTWTSKDLDATKAKALHGWELAKTAISSNQYQIVILDEFTYVMAFGWLDVNEIVAWLAANKPELLHVIITGRDAPAALIEHADLVTEMREIKHPFTTQGIRAQIGIDF from the coding sequence ATGAGCGATGCCCCACTGACGATGCGAGCCTATGGGCGCCATTTATTTATTTGTACTGGTGATCAATGTAATGGCGATGCCGATGGTGCGGCCTTAGCCCAACACGCCCTCGAACAACTTGGCGATCGGCGCAAATTACGCAATCCCGAACGGGTCAAATGCTCGACGGTCAGTTGTTTGGGTGTCTGCCAGCGCGGCCCAATTGCGGTGGTTTACCCCGAAGGCATTTGGTATCAGCAGCTTGATCACGATTTAGTTGAACAAATCGTTCAAGAGCATTTGATCAATGGCGAGCCAGTTGAAGCAGCAATTTTTCATCGGCTGTATCCAGCGGGCCAAGAGCCAGAATACGCTCCGGCAGTGCGCGGCGATCAAGCATTTAATCCAATTGAATTACAACCCGATGATGCGGTTGAGCAATTGGAGCCAATTATTGCTGCTGGCACGCAACTGCATTCAACCGAGGAAAAACAGCGCTATCGCGAACAAGTACGCAAATTGCGCAAAGGCAAAAAAGGCCTTGTGATCGTCAACACCGGTAATGGCAAGGGCAAAACGTCGGCGGCCTTGGGCGTGATGACCCGGGCGTGGGGTCGCGATCTCAAGGTTAAAGTCATTCAATTTCTCAAACACGAAAATGCCAAGTTTGGCGAATCGCGGGCTGCTGCCAAAATGGAAATTGAGTTTGGTGGCACTGGCGATGGCTTCACTTGGACCTCGAAAGACCTTGATGCGACCAAAGCCAAAGCCTTGCATGGCTGGGAATTGGCTAAAACCGCGATTAGCTCGAATCAATATCAGATCGTCATTCTCGATGAATTTACCTATGTGATGGCCTTTGGCTGGCTTGATGTCAACGAGATTGTGGCTTGGTTGGCGGCCAACAAGCCTGAACTATTGCATGTGATTATTACAGGCCGTGATGCTCCCGCTGCCCTGATCGAGCACGCCGACCTGGTAACCGAGATGCGCGAGATCAAACATCCGTTTACAACTCAAGGCATTCGTGCCCAGATCGGGATTGACTTCTGA
- the egtB gene encoding ergothioneine biosynthesis protein EgtB produces the protein METLMDSSLSAMPVQARQARLIEHYQAVRQFSEYLCEPLVTEDYVIQSMPDISPTKWHLAHTSWFFETFVLTQAVPNYQTLHPQYAYLFNSYYVTLGKRHCRPKRGLISRPTVEETYRYRAYVDQQMLALLIAMDAETFARWEPILDLGIHHEQQHQELMLTDLKHVFSENPLRPAYREFALSNHQPAAPLHWLSYPEGIIWLGYEGQSFAFDNESPRHRQFVHNFKLASRLVTNGEYLAFIEDAGYARQDLWLSSGWYTREDAGWTAPMYWEQLDGVWQQMTLGGLRPLDLAEPVCHLSYYEADAFARWAGKRLPTEAEWELAAQTVALDGSYADAGRYHPAALNLDSSNLPQQMFGEVWQWTQSAYSPYPRFQPAAGALGEYNGKFMSGQYVLRGASCATSRSHARLTYRNFFPPDARWQFSGLRLAADGEA, from the coding sequence ATGGAGACACTGATGGATTCGTCGCTTTCAGCGATGCCTGTGCAAGCCCGCCAAGCTCGTTTGATTGAACACTATCAGGCAGTGCGCCAATTCTCGGAGTATCTTTGTGAGCCGCTTGTAACCGAAGATTATGTGATTCAGTCGATGCCCGATATTAGCCCAACCAAGTGGCATCTCGCCCATACCAGTTGGTTTTTTGAAACGTTTGTACTGACCCAAGCCGTGCCTAACTACCAAACATTGCATCCCCAATATGCCTACCTCTTTAATTCATATTATGTAACGCTCGGCAAACGCCATTGTCGCCCCAAACGCGGTTTGATTTCGCGGCCAACCGTCGAGGAAACCTACCGCTACCGTGCCTATGTTGATCAGCAGATGTTGGCCTTGTTGATTGCGATGGATGCCGAAACCTTTGCCCGTTGGGAGCCAATTCTCGATTTGGGGATTCATCACGAGCAGCAGCATCAAGAATTAATGTTGACTGACCTCAAGCATGTTTTTTCCGAAAACCCCTTGCGCCCAGCCTACCGTGAATTTGCCCTAAGCAACCACCAGCCTGCCGCGCCATTGCATTGGCTCAGCTATCCCGAAGGCATTATTTGGCTTGGTTACGAGGGTCAAAGTTTTGCTTTCGATAATGAATCGCCACGCCATCGCCAATTTGTACACAATTTTAAATTGGCCTCACGGCTTGTCACCAACGGCGAATATTTGGCCTTTATCGAAGATGCTGGCTATGCCCGCCAAGATTTGTGGCTCTCATCAGGCTGGTACACCCGCGAAGATGCTGGCTGGACTGCGCCGATGTATTGGGAGCAACTCGATGGGGTATGGCAGCAGATGACGCTTGGGGGTTTGCGTCCGCTTGATCTAGCCGAGCCAGTTTGTCATCTCAGCTATTACGAGGCTGATGCTTTTGCTCGTTGGGCGGGCAAGCGCTTGCCAACCGAAGCCGAATGGGAGTTGGCAGCCCAAACCGTAGCGCTCGATGGATCATACGCTGATGCAGGCCGCTATCATCCAGCAGCACTCAATCTTGATAGCAGCAATTTACCTCAACAAATGTTTGGCGAAGTTTGGCAATGGACTCAAAGTGCCTACTCGCCATATCCTAGGTTTCAGCCAGCAGCAGGTGCACTGGGTGAGTACAATGGCAAATTTATGTCGGGGCAATATGTGTTACGCGGCGCTTCATGTGCCACCTCGCGCTCCCATGCCCGCCTGACCTATCGCAATTTCTTTCCGCCCGATGCTCGTTGGCAATTTAGTGGTTTGCGCTTGGCAGCAGATGGTGAAGCATGA
- the hemW gene encoding radical SAM family heme chaperone HemW, protein MTTHDLKHLYIHIPFCQTRCAYCDFNTFANREDFMQRYIDALCLHLERMASGETTPDPTWPATTAQPMPWASYRLQDLAGPLQQADLPATVFLGGGTPTALPLPLLEQLMQTIGRIIPLEQAEVTSEANPGTVLDLNYLRAMRSMGINRLSMGVQTLHDPTLRVLGRIHTASEAYASYQAARKVGFENINLDFMFGLPGQDIAQWRAMLKEIVSWDTEHFALYSLIVEPTTPLAAQVTAGRVSIPNDDATGEMYEAAMDILGAAGYGHYEISNWAKTQSATFNPSESLPAYASRHNVAYWLNADYLGVGAGAHSHWRGWRWVDQRVLEPFAQQVERGHAPLIDVQQCEPHDRDFETIMMGLRLNCGLGLAHFQQRTGHDLLERYQPVIDQLIAQGMLEQTPNAIRFTPRGRMVGNQVIERFLVD, encoded by the coding sequence ATGACAACACACGATTTAAAACATCTCTATATTCATATTCCGTTTTGCCAAACTCGTTGTGCCTACTGCGATTTCAATACGTTTGCCAATCGTGAAGATTTTATGCAGCGCTATATCGATGCGTTGTGTTTGCACCTTGAGCGCATGGCGAGCGGCGAAACTACACCTGACCCAACTTGGCCCGCAACCACTGCCCAACCTATGCCATGGGCCAGCTACCGCTTGCAGGATCTGGCTGGGCCATTGCAGCAAGCCGATTTGCCAGCAACGGTGTTTTTGGGTGGCGGCACACCAACAGCCCTGCCTTTGCCTTTGCTTGAGCAATTAATGCAAACAATCGGGCGAATTATTCCGCTGGAGCAGGCCGAAGTTACTAGCGAGGCCAACCCAGGTACAGTGCTTGACCTGAATTATCTTCGGGCCATGCGTTCGATGGGGATTAATCGCTTAAGTATGGGCGTACAAACGCTCCATGATCCAACCTTGCGCGTTTTGGGGCGCATTCATACTGCCAGCGAGGCTTATGCTTCGTATCAAGCGGCCCGCAAGGTTGGCTTTGAAAATATCAATCTTGATTTTATGTTTGGCTTGCCGGGCCAAGATATTGCCCAATGGCGAGCGATGCTCAAGGAAATTGTCAGTTGGGATACTGAACATTTTGCCTTGTATTCGTTGATTGTTGAGCCAACTACCCCACTAGCAGCCCAAGTAACCGCTGGTCGGGTGAGCATTCCCAATGATGATGCAACTGGCGAGATGTACGAGGCTGCAATGGACATTTTAGGGGCGGCTGGTTATGGCCATTATGAGATTTCTAATTGGGCTAAAACCCAAAGCGCAACTTTTAATCCAAGCGAGAGCTTACCAGCTTATGCCTCACGTCATAATGTGGCTTATTGGCTCAACGCCGATTATCTGGGAGTTGGCGCAGGCGCTCATAGCCATTGGCGCGGCTGGCGCTGGGTTGATCAACGGGTGTTGGAGCCGTTTGCTCAGCAGGTTGAACGTGGCCATGCACCATTAATTGATGTTCAACAGTGCGAACCACATGATCGCGATTTTGAAACGATTATGATGGGCTTGCGACTGAATTGTGGTTTAGGCTTGGCGCATTTTCAACAACGCACTGGCCACGATTTACTCGAACGCTATCAACCAGTGATCGATCAATTGATCGCACAAGGCATGCTTGAACAAACCCCAAACGCGATTCGCTTTACGCCGCGTGGGCGCATGGTCGGCAATCAAGTGATCGAACGCTTTTTGGTCGATTGA
- a CDS encoding YccF domain-containing protein produces MSYPPPTVIINNGNAGPGCLIRGLWFIFVGLWLGAVVTGLAWLLIVSIIGLPLGLMLLNRLPQMMTLRPNPANAQMVVLSNGQVVVGHSRPQQSFIIRAIYFILIGWWFSGIWLATAWAIAGFSFGLGLPLSFWMFNRVPAITTLG; encoded by the coding sequence ATGAGTTATCCACCGCCAACCGTGATCATCAACAATGGCAATGCTGGGCCTGGCTGCTTGATTCGTGGCTTGTGGTTTATTTTTGTCGGCTTGTGGTTAGGAGCAGTGGTCACAGGCTTGGCATGGTTGTTAATTGTCAGCATTATTGGCTTGCCACTTGGCCTGATGTTGCTCAATCGGCTGCCGCAAATGATGACTTTACGCCCAAATCCCGCCAATGCCCAAATGGTGGTGCTCTCAAATGGACAGGTGGTCGTTGGCCACAGTCGCCCTCAACAATCATTCATCATTCGGGCGATCTACTTTATCCTCATTGGTTGGTGGTTTAGCGGCATTTGGCTGGCAACCGCATGGGCAATCGCTGGGTTTAGTTTTGGCTTAGGCTTACCGTTATCATTTTGGATGTTCAACCGCGTACCAGCGATTACGACTTTAGGCTAA
- the acs gene encoding acetate--CoA ligase, translating to MTEHAAPTTVGQFSASNDAESAFYYPPAALVENSNVLAYAREKGFADVEAMRQWSIEHYQDFWADMATRMVDWYVPFSKVLDDSKAPFYQWFNDGKINIVHNALDRHVKTWRKNKLALIWESEKGDNKTYSYWQLFKRVNKFANVLKSMGVKKGDTVTIYLPRVPEIVIAMLACAKIGAMHSVVYGGFSVEALQTRIQDAQSRVVITADGGYMNGKVVELKKITDDAIKHSPVVEIVIVVKRTGHEVEMQQGRDLWYEELMALPIASTKCETEQLDAEHPLYMLYTSGTTGAPKGLVHTHGGYQVGVATTLHFNLDIKEDDVYWCAADPGWVTGHSYIVYGPLMLGATQVMYEGAPTFPFPNRWWNIVERYGVTVLYTAPTAIRGLMRFGEAWPNRHDLGSLRLLGSVGEPINPEAWRWYHRVIGRNNCPIMDTWWQTETGSMMITPNPTTPLKPGSGTRASFGIDADVVNDQGEHASDDEDGLLIIRNPWPSMLRTIYNNPERYIEQYWSRIPGVYTAGDSARKDEDGYFWVIGRIDDVIKVSGYRLGTAEVESALVSHPSVAEAAAIGLPHEVKGNAIHTFVILKNGYEANQDLEDALIAHVGKVMGPIARPEAVQFVPSLPKTRSGKIMRRVLKARALGLPEGDLSTLEQ from the coding sequence ATGACTGAGCATGCTGCACCAACCACTGTTGGTCAATTTTCGGCAAGCAACGACGCTGAATCAGCATTCTACTACCCACCTGCTGCCTTGGTTGAAAACTCGAACGTGCTGGCCTACGCTCGTGAAAAAGGTTTCGCCGATGTCGAAGCAATGCGTCAATGGTCAATTGAGCATTACCAAGATTTCTGGGCCGACATGGCTACTCGGATGGTCGATTGGTATGTGCCATTTAGCAAAGTGCTCGATGATAGCAAAGCGCCGTTTTACCAATGGTTTAACGATGGCAAGATCAACATTGTGCATAATGCGCTTGATCGCCATGTCAAAACCTGGCGCAAGAATAAGTTGGCCTTGATTTGGGAAAGTGAAAAGGGCGATAACAAGACCTACAGCTATTGGCAATTGTTCAAACGGGTCAATAAATTTGCCAATGTGCTCAAATCGATGGGGGTCAAAAAGGGCGATACCGTGACGATCTATTTGCCACGGGTTCCCGAAATTGTCATTGCGATGTTGGCTTGTGCCAAAATTGGCGCGATGCATAGCGTGGTCTATGGTGGTTTTAGCGTCGAAGCGCTGCAAACCCGCATCCAAGATGCCCAATCGCGGGTGGTGATTACGGCTGACGGCGGTTATATGAATGGCAAGGTCGTTGAACTGAAAAAGATCACCGACGATGCGATTAAACATTCGCCAGTCGTCGAAATTGTGATTGTGGTCAAGCGCACTGGCCACGAAGTCGAAATGCAACAAGGCCGCGACTTGTGGTATGAAGAATTGATGGCCCTGCCGATCGCTTCGACCAAGTGCGAAACCGAGCAACTTGATGCTGAACATCCTTTATATATGCTCTACACTTCGGGGACGACTGGCGCTCCCAAAGGCTTAGTGCATACCCATGGCGGCTATCAGGTTGGAGTTGCGACAACTCTGCACTTTAATCTTGATATCAAAGAAGATGATGTGTATTGGTGTGCCGCCGATCCAGGCTGGGTCACGGGCCACTCCTACATTGTCTATGGCCCCTTGATGCTTGGCGCAACTCAGGTGATGTACGAAGGTGCACCAACTTTCCCCTTCCCCAACCGCTGGTGGAATATTGTCGAGCGCTATGGCGTAACCGTGCTCTACACTGCTCCTACCGCAATTCGCGGCTTGATGCGCTTTGGCGAAGCTTGGCCTAACCGCCATGATCTTGGCTCATTGCGTTTGCTTGGCTCGGTCGGCGAACCAATTAACCCCGAAGCATGGCGTTGGTATCATAGGGTAATTGGCCGCAACAATTGCCCAATTATGGATACTTGGTGGCAAACTGAAACGGGTAGCATGATGATCACGCCCAATCCAACCACGCCACTCAAGCCAGGCTCGGGCACTCGTGCCTCGTTTGGCATCGATGCCGATGTAGTCAACGATCAAGGTGAACACGCCAGCGACGATGAAGATGGCTTGTTGATTATCCGCAATCCATGGCCTTCAATGTTGCGCACGATCTATAACAACCCTGAGCGCTATATCGAGCAATATTGGAGCCGAATTCCAGGCGTGTACACCGCTGGCGATTCAGCTCGCAAAGACGAAGACGGCTATTTCTGGGTAATTGGCCGGATCGACGATGTAATCAAGGTTTCCGGCTATCGGCTGGGCACGGCTGAAGTCGAATCGGCTTTGGTCTCGCACCCATCAGTTGCCGAAGCCGCCGCGATTGGCTTGCCTCACGAAGTCAAAGGCAATGCGATTCATACCTTTGTAATTTTGAAGAATGGCTACGAAGCCAACCAAGATCTTGAGGATGCGCTGATTGCCCACGTTGGCAAAGTGATGGGACCAATTGCCCGACCTGAGGCTGTGCAATTTGTGCCAAGTTTGCCGAAAACCCGCTCAGGCAAAATTATGCGGCGGGTGCTTAAAGCTCGTGCCCTAGGCTTGCCCGAAGGCGATTTGAGCACCTTGGAACAATAA
- the egtD gene encoding L-histidine N(alpha)-methyltransferase, with amino-acid sequence MSETQQVAKVRLLDAAPTVACFRSEVLEGLRQPIKTLPCKFFYDAEGSQIFDAICELVEYYPTRTELAILQQAMPAIRHWVGPDVRLVEYGSGASRKTRLLLDQLEAPAAYLPIDISREHLLAASQDLAERYPAIEILPMCADYTQPLSLPQAQRPVGRTVVFYPGSTIGNFHPDEALSFLKMMRELCLPDGGVLLGVDLKKDPSLLHAAYNDAAGVTAAFNLNLLARINRELDANFALANFRHYACYNPIQGRIEMHLVSLHDQTVWIGDQQIDFRRGEPIWTECSYKYHLQEFAALAAQAQLAVAEVWTDPQNLFSVHYLRPIA; translated from the coding sequence ATGAGCGAAACCCAACAAGTAGCCAAAGTACGTTTGCTTGATGCCGCCCCCACTGTAGCCTGCTTTCGCAGCGAAGTGCTTGAGGGCTTGCGTCAACCAATCAAAACCTTGCCTTGTAAATTTTTCTACGATGCAGAAGGTTCGCAGATTTTCGATGCCATTTGCGAACTAGTCGAATATTACCCAACCCGTACTGAACTAGCAATTTTGCAGCAAGCCATGCCCGCAATTCGCCACTGGGTTGGGCCTGATGTGCGTTTGGTTGAATATGGCAGCGGAGCCAGCCGCAAAACCCGTTTGCTGCTCGATCAACTTGAAGCGCCAGCGGCCTATCTGCCAATTGATATTTCGCGCGAACATTTGCTCGCCGCCAGCCAAGATTTAGCCGAGCGCTATCCAGCAATCGAAATTTTGCCCATGTGTGCCGATTATACCCAGCCATTGAGTTTGCCCCAGGCTCAACGCCCAGTTGGTCGCACGGTGGTGTTTTACCCAGGCTCAACAATCGGCAATTTTCACCCCGACGAAGCCTTGAGCTTTTTAAAGATGATGCGTGAACTATGCTTGCCTGATGGTGGCGTGCTGCTTGGCGTTGATCTTAAAAAAGATCCGAGCCTGTTGCATGCGGCCTACAATGATGCGGCTGGAGTGACTGCGGCATTTAATCTCAATCTACTGGCGCGAATTAATCGTGAGCTTGATGCCAACTTCGCGCTAGCCAACTTTCGCCATTATGCCTGCTACAACCCAATTCAAGGCCGAATTGAAATGCACTTGGTCAGTTTGCACGATCAAACAGTGTGGATTGGCGATCAGCAAATTGATTTTCGCCGTGGCGAGCCAATTTGGACTGAATGCTCTTACAAATATCATCTGCAAGAATTTGCCGCGTTGGCAGCCCAAGCCCAACTTGCGGTAGCCGAGGTTTGGACAGACCCCCAAAACCTGTTCAGCGTGCACTATTTACGCCCGATTGCTTAA
- a CDS encoding glycosyltransferase family 4 protein, with product MLKPLYISPLGKGGVDIGIQNITRSMQRAGHQPSLRRLSHLFNFAPMAAKLALGRNWWQGHDLVQARSRCAWALRAPGLPLITTVHHIVTDPLLQPYSSPQQRLFYRLVEKTYDGLSVRLADEVICVSRYTQEQTRLTYGDRPTTVIYDGIDTEAFTPAPEFQRTNDLPEHTAPIRLLFVGNRTRRKGFDLLPKIMDQLGPQYVLYYTESFQGVQAAPPHPQMVRIGTPDRDGLIAAYRSCDVLLFPARVEGFGIVAAEAGACGKPVITTNASALPEVVNHGETGLLCELDNVQAFVQAIQELGEDPARRLQMGQAARERVASNFGYDVLARELEVVYRRALFGTA from the coding sequence ATGCTAAAGCCACTCTACATTTCGCCGCTCGGCAAGGGCGGCGTTGATATTGGCATTCAAAATATCACCCGTTCGATGCAACGAGCTGGCCATCAACCAAGTTTACGCCGTTTATCGCACCTATTTAATTTTGCCCCGATGGCAGCGAAATTAGCACTTGGCCGCAATTGGTGGCAAGGCCATGATCTGGTTCAGGCACGTTCACGTTGCGCATGGGCCTTACGCGCACCTGGCTTGCCACTCATCACGACGGTGCATCACATCGTGACTGACCCGCTACTCCAGCCTTATAGCTCACCGCAACAACGTTTGTTTTATCGCTTGGTTGAAAAAACCTACGATGGCTTATCGGTACGTTTGGCTGATGAAGTGATTTGTGTCAGCCGTTACACGCAGGAGCAAACCCGCCTGACCTATGGCGATCGCCCAACTACCGTGATTTATGATGGGATTGATACTGAAGCTTTTACTCCAGCTCCTGAGTTTCAGCGCACCAACGATTTGCCTGAGCATACCGCACCGATTCGTTTGCTGTTTGTTGGCAATCGCACGCGGCGCAAAGGCTTTGATCTGCTGCCAAAAATTATGGATCAACTGGGGCCGCAATATGTGCTGTATTACACCGAGTCGTTTCAAGGGGTACAGGCAGCGCCGCCGCATCCGCAGATGGTGCGGATCGGCACGCCCGACCGTGATGGTTTGATTGCGGCCTATCGTTCCTGTGATGTATTGCTGTTTCCGGCGCGAGTTGAAGGCTTTGGGATTGTTGCAGCCGAGGCAGGAGCTTGTGGCAAGCCTGTCATCACCACCAACGCCTCAGCCTTGCCCGAAGTGGTTAATCATGGCGAAACTGGGCTGCTCTGCGAATTGGATAATGTCCAAGCCTTTGTTCAAGCCATCCAAGAGTTGGGCGAAGATCCAGCACGGCGTTTGCAGATGGGTCAAGCTGCCCGCGAACGCGTAGCCAGCAATTTTGGCTACGATGTCTTGGCGCGAGAGCTAGAAGTAGTGTATCGTCGTGCTTTATTTGGCACTGCCTAG
- a CDS encoding DUF4397 domain-containing protein, whose amino-acid sequence MVRRLMLMTLALLAVVGLSTPQASKAATMNYVRVMHASPDAPAVDIFVDGKAVLTSVPFFALSGQLALPDGTYTIDIAPAGAGVAASVFETKLTLEGGYTGTVAAVGSLGLGNFDVKLYEDNYSMTGAGMSRVRVIHGSPDAPAVDIKIAGTQNVVVKGAKFGDAATLEVPAGSYSFDISPAGSSTVLFTTPALRFESGWGYSLVASGFASKNFWVQSRVDMVK is encoded by the coding sequence ATGGTACGACGTTTGATGTTGATGACATTGGCTTTGTTAGCAGTTGTCGGGTTAAGCACACCACAGGCAAGCAAAGCCGCCACGATGAATTATGTTCGAGTTATGCACGCCTCACCCGATGCTCCAGCAGTCGATATTTTTGTCGATGGCAAAGCCGTGTTAACCAGCGTGCCATTCTTTGCGCTGAGCGGCCAATTAGCCTTACCAGATGGCACCTATACAATTGATATTGCTCCAGCTGGCGCAGGTGTCGCAGCATCAGTCTTTGAAACCAAATTAACGCTTGAAGGTGGCTATACTGGCACGGTTGCCGCAGTTGGCAGCTTGGGTTTAGGTAATTTTGATGTCAAATTGTATGAAGATAATTACTCGATGACTGGCGCTGGGATGAGCCGCGTGCGGGTTATTCACGGCTCACCCGATGCACCAGCCGTCGATATCAAAATTGCTGGCACGCAAAATGTTGTAGTCAAAGGGGCTAAATTCGGCGATGCAGCAACTTTAGAAGTTCCAGCAGGGAGCTATAGCTTTGATATCAGCCCAGCTGGTAGCTCAACCGTGTTGTTTACCACGCCAGCCCTACGCTTCGAATCAGGTTGGGGCTATAGCTTGGTCGCTAGCGGTTTCGCCAGCAAGAATTTCTGGGTTCAATCACGCGTCGATATGGTGAAATAA